CGAATTTGAGCACCGCCAGCATCAGCAAGGCATGGCGCAGGGCAGGCGGCCAGCGCCGCCCTGCCCAGACTGCTCCGAGAACGATTGACGCCACGAGCGTCGATTGCAGCGCGGCACTGGCAAGATAGCGGAACCAGATTTCGGCGCTCAGATTGAGGGCATGGATCATGGCGAATCCTTCCGCCGCTGCTTTTCCTTCAATTCAGCGAGCAGGTCTTCAAGTCTGCTGATCTGTTCGGAATCGGGCGGCTTGGTTTCAAACAGCGATGCTACCAAGGACAAGCTGTCGCCGCCAAACACCCGGTTCAACAACCGCTTCATTACATTCCGGTAAATGGCCCCGGCGGCCTGGGTCGGGGCGTAAACGAAGGCCTTGCCGACCTTCCCCTTTTCTTGGTGACCAGCGCCTTGGCCTGGAGCCGCTTGAGCAGATTCACAACCGAGCCGTGAGCCATCGGCCTGTATGGATGCATGGTCTCCCGGATCTCTCTTGCCGTTGCTTGTCCCAAGTGTTTCAGGCAGGCAAGAACCTCGAGCTCCGCTGCAGGTACCTTTTTGTGGGTCATGCCTCAGCCTTTCGATCTGGTAAAGAGCCGCAGGAAGTGAGAGTTGACAACTTTATAGACCTTTGTCTATGTTCCGTCAATAAAAAAAGAGACAGCAGTCTATATTGTCCTCCCGCGTCTCCGGCGCGGCGGGAATACAGGTGGACCAGGGCAGCGTCCGAACGCGCCAACAGCTCCGCGAGCGTGGGCGAGCGGAGCCTTTCGTTCCCTTGGCACGAACTGCAACGCTTGCTCACGCGCGCGGCACCGTCCCTTTGCCTGAACGACTGCCGGATTCTTTTTGCTGATTCGAGTGAACGATCCGCGGACATTCATGCGTAATAAAGATCGATCTTATTGGACGATGATGTGACAGGCATTTATGACCGCTACTCCTACGACACCGAAAAACGGGAAGCGCTGGAAACCTGGGCACGGCGCCTGCACGTCCTTGTTTCTAACTTGCGCGAGGTCAAAACCGAAGCGTAACCGCATTGGCTGTTCGCGCGACGGCGCGAGGCGGGAACCTCAGGCTCGCCCCCGCTATTTCTTTTCGGATTTCGAAAACTTCGGATTGCGGTGCTTAAGGGACCATTTTACGCACTGCGCAACAAACTCCGCGAACGGCTTAATATCCGTGTCGATGCTGGCGCGGTCCAGTGCTTCAAGATAGGAGGTGCGATCCTCGACGCGAATGACTGTCCACGGATAACCTCCCGAAGCCAGCATCACATTCATCAGGAAGCGTGCGATCCGCCCGTTGCCGTCCGCGTAGGGATGGATATAACCAAACAGCCAGTGCCCAAGCACGGCGCGCACGCCGGGTTCCGTTTCCTGTTCGAGCAGGTCGAAGAGCGCGGTCATGGCATCGCCCACGACTTCCCACCGGGGCGGCACATAGCGCGAGCTGCGCAGATAAACGGGATTTTTACGGTATCCGGCCAGCGCACCGGGTTCGATCAGGCCCGCCCTGACGCAAGGCTGAAACAATTCACGATACCACTCCTTGTGCGTGCCGCGCGCAAGCGCGCCGGGATTGTCTCCCGCAATCACTTTCTGTACGGCTGCCTTTACCAGCTGAAATGCCTGCCAGTATCCCCAAGCTGCCAGCGCATCGCGGCTCTTGCGGTCCGCGTCGTCCTTCTCCGGGCTCCAATTTCCTTGCCTGACTTTCTCGATCACATCCGGCGTGACCGAGTAACCTTCGATGGAGAGTGAATGATACGCATCGCTCTTGTAGATCTCGTCGATGTGGCGGAGATAAGCACTCCCATCCTTCGGCAGCCCCGGCGCTTTGGGAAACGTTTCGATGATGCCAGGGCGGGCTGATTCCCAGAGCATCTGGATACGTTTCACGATGGAGGCCACGCCGCCGGCCTGCGCGCCGAAAACCTTTGCCGGCTCGAAGGGATTGTTCTCCCGCACATCGTAGCCGGCACTCTTCATCGCGCCGATTATTTCGTCCGCCAGTTCGGACCGTCCCATTTGCCGGAATGCTCCGGCCAGGCAGCCGGCTTTTACGGAGTGCCCACCGTTCAGCAACAGCCGTAGCAGATCCGCGTCATCGCCGAGATTGGTCAGGACCACTTGCGCCTCGACCGGATTGCGAGCAAGGAATGATTTCGCCACTCTGACCAGCGCCGCCGCCGGCGAGAACAGCTGCAATCCATCCCTTTCCACAAGGTCTGCCGACGCGGGCATCACGGGCACCTTCAAATCGTAAAGCGAAGTGCCAAAGAGAAGCTCGATGGCGTGGTTGGTACCCTTGGGGCTGCACACCACCACCTGCTGCGGGATGACCGTCTTTTCTCCGTGCAACCAAAGCGACTGCTCCGCCGACAGGAACCATTCGCCGCCAAAACGCTCTCGGCAATAACGCGCGCAGAATTCCCAGAATGACGCATACCAGGGCGTGCTGTCGCCTGGCCGTGCGCCTGGGCCGGTGGAGACCAGCCAGCCTTTCATCACCTCCTGCAGGAAACCATTCGCCACCAGACGCTCGCGGTGAATCCGGCTCAAGTCGTCTGACCGGAAAACACGCCTGCCCTTCTCCTGGAGCGCCTTGAGTACATCGAGAGAGTCAGCGAGCTTTTCATTCGGGGCTGCCATGGAGCCTCCCATCCAATTTGGTCAATTACAAGCCTATCATGTTGCATCATTACAAGCAACTTATGCCGTACAACCACAAGCAAAACATGCAGCACCGATACAAGCACATAAAGCTTTTGGCATAACACCAATCAATCCAAGCGCCACCGGCTCGCGGTAGCCGGCCGCAAAAGGGGCCTCAGCGACACCCAACATACCAGAATCGTGCGTACGGCCCCGTCCCCGCATGCCAACGTGTACTTCGTGATCTTTGTGGTCCAGTTTTGTCACGTACTCATGACGCTGCGCTTAGTAAGGCAGGAAAAATGGCACCAGGTTGTCAACCTGTCACCATAATTCCCTGGATCTATTTTCCGAGTGGGAGAAAGGTGCCGTCATTCGCGAATAACCTCAATGTTGTCAGGGCTGTTGTCCCACTCGTGTTGATGAAGATGAATTTGGTGCGGTAGCCGCCGCCGGCGGCGATCTGAGGGAAAATTGCATTGGGCGGCGCGGGACGCAAATAATCGGCGATCGGGAGAGTAGTGTAAAGCATCTCACCTCTGCCGTTGACCAGCGAACGCAGCGCCATAGCCACGAACGGCTGCTGCGATCGTATCTCCATCACTCCCTTGAATTCATTGCCTCGACCGTACGGCCAGCTTAGCCAATCCGTGCCGAATCCCGACCGGTGCCCATTTCCTGCAATTGCAAAGGTTCCGTCCCAGGTTGCCCCTCCGGCCTCACGAACGATTCCATCGGGTTGGTAAGCGGTCGGCGAAATGGTGATGGGCGCTCCCGAAGGATTGGCAATGGCTACGCCGGTATCGTGGCCGTTGGTCCGATCCAGATACAGTCGAACGCAAGTCGAAGGCGCCTGCGAAGGAACGCCGGCCTCGGTTACCAGGATACCGTTTACCGAGTAGCCGAAGAGACCGGATCCGCTGGGAGCCGCCGAGCCTTGATCCGGCTGCACTTGAATCCAGCCTACGGCCACCTTGCTCGGCGCCCCGTCCGTTTGCATGCGATAAATGCCGCCGGGAGGAATGGTGTAGGCAAATGACGATTTTGAAACTCCCTCGCTCTGGACCATCAGCGCTGCGCCGTTATCTCCACGGAACGATATCGAACCTCTCTCTTCCGATGTGCCGGTATTCATCAGAATCACCGCGGTCCGGTAACC
This portion of the Terriglobia bacterium genome encodes:
- a CDS encoding BlaI/MecI/CopY family transcriptional regulator, translated to MERLRHDPQKGTCSGARGSCLPETLGTSNGKRDPGDHASIQADGSRLGCESAQAAPGQGAGHQEKGKVGKAFVYAPTQAAGAIYRNVMKRLLNRVFGGDSLSLVASLFETKPPDSEQISRLEDLLAELKEKQRRKDSP
- a CDS encoding Fic family protein, which encodes MAAPNEKLADSLDVLKALQEKGRRVFRSDDLSRIHRERLVANGFLQEVMKGWLVSTGPGARPGDSTPWYASFWEFCARYCRERFGGEWFLSAEQSLWLHGEKTVIPQQVVVCSPKGTNHAIELLFGTSLYDLKVPVMPASADLVERDGLQLFSPAAALVRVAKSFLARNPVEAQVVLTNLGDDADLLRLLLNGGHSVKAGCLAGAFRQMGRSELADEIIGAMKSAGYDVRENNPFEPAKVFGAQAGGVASIVKRIQMLWESARPGIIETFPKAPGLPKDGSAYLRHIDEIYKSDAYHSLSIEGYSVTPDVIEKVRQGNWSPEKDDADRKSRDALAAWGYWQAFQLVKAAVQKVIAGDNPGALARGTHKEWYRELFQPCVRAGLIEPGALAGYRKNPVYLRSSRYVPPRWEVVGDAMTALFDLLEQETEPGVRAVLGHWLFGYIHPYADGNGRIARFLMNVMLASGGYPWTVIRVEDRTSYLEALDRASIDTDIKPFAEFVAQCVKWSLKHRNPKFSKSEKK